One window of Cryobacterium arcticum genomic DNA carries:
- a CDS encoding Lrp/AsnC family transcriptional regulator produces MDSKKADLDRVDRALLRALSVNARASGAALAAEIGVAESTVSLRLRRLQQLGHIRGYRANIDLAALGASLQALISVRLAKHAREQIDDFRSAAPHWPGVIGLFHTAGADDYLLHVAAADASDLRDFVLEHLAEHPAVAHTETNLIFEYVDGDGWQDLVK; encoded by the coding sequence ATGGATTCCAAGAAAGCCGACCTGGACCGGGTGGATCGGGCGCTGCTCCGCGCACTTTCGGTCAACGCCCGGGCATCGGGTGCCGCCCTGGCCGCCGAGATCGGCGTGGCCGAGTCGACGGTGTCGCTCCGGCTGCGGCGGCTGCAGCAGCTGGGCCACATCCGCGGATACCGGGCGAACATCGACCTGGCCGCCCTCGGGGCGTCGCTGCAGGCGCTCATCTCGGTGCGCCTGGCCAAGCACGCCCGCGAACAGATCGACGACTTCCGCAGTGCCGCTCCGCACTGGCCCGGCGTGATCGGCCTGTTCCACACCGCCGGCGCCGACGACTACCTGCTGCACGTAGCGGCTGCGGATGCCTCGGACCTGCGTGACTTCGTGCTCGAGCACCTGGCCGAGCATCCGGCGGTTGCCCACACGGAGACCAACCTGATCTTCGAGTACGTGGACGGCGACGGCTGGCAGGACCTGGTCAAGTAG
- a CDS encoding error-prone DNA polymerase, with translation MGFDNPPIPWSELERKLSDRRPGGPPPAADGGDSPAWSRHRQPYVPVGPVPSSEPVVPYAELHAHSNFSFLDGGSSPEQLLEEAAGLGLGGLALTDHDGLYGAVRLAETAESYPQIRTVFGAELSIDLTRRQNGIPEPEGTHLVVLARGQEGYHRLAAALTEGQLAGGEKGRPSYDLEDLAARSAGNWTILTGSRSGAVRRALAHDGETAAARELDRLAALFGRDSVQVELVDHGQPQDTVTNDILAGLAERAGLPVLATNNVRYARPSDFRLFSALSAVRAQRSLDDMDGWLPAGPTRHLRSGSEMAQRFRRYPNAVAGTVPLADELAFSLRRARPRLPQQHVPDGHTPMSWLRELVWAGAERAYPGYNANVRDRLEKELAVIEAKDFPGYFLIVHDIVQFARGRGILCQGRGSAANSAVCFVIGITAVDSIFYRLPFERFLSSLREEEPDIDVDFDSDRREEVIQYVYERYGRQNAAQVANVITYRPKFAVRDMAKALGYSTGQQDAWSKQVERWGGTVSSADHDIPEQVTDLAGQVLGFPRHLGIHSGGMVLTDRPVGEVCPIEHARKENRTVLQWDKDDCAWMGLVKFDLLGLGMLAALQYTFDLVTESLGETWTLGSIPREEAGVYDMLCRADSIGVFQVESRAQMGTLPRLQPRRFYDLVVEIALIRPGPIQGGAVHPYIRRKLGQEPVTYLHPKLEPVLERTLGVPLFQEQLMQMAMAVGGCSGEDADLLRRAMGSKRGVEKISTLRATLYEGMAGNGITGDLADEIYEKIEAFANFGFAESHSISFALLVYASAWLKLHYPGAFLAALLRAQPMGFYSPQSLVADARRHGVQVLRPDVQLSGVSAGLERAADPWQGGGREACLDPEQPSVPEYDRSRPVEDLAHRRDGGWAVRLGLAEVRSIGTKVAERIVAERGRFGPYRSMNDLARRAGLSAEQLESLATAGAFEGLGLERRQALWSAGEAAHDTDAHLAGSVEMVQPPLLALMTPVEQVAYDLWATGVSTDDHPIRHARAALDARGAVPADRLARAENGRRIEVGGIVTHRQRPATANGVTFINLEDETGNVNVVVSVGVWNHFRRIARESPALMIRGILERSPEGVVNLIADRFETLTVAAHTSSRDFR, from the coding sequence ATGGGATTCGACAATCCGCCCATTCCCTGGTCTGAGCTGGAGCGCAAGCTCTCCGACCGGCGCCCCGGCGGTCCTCCGCCGGCCGCCGACGGCGGCGACAGCCCGGCCTGGTCCCGGCATCGCCAGCCCTACGTTCCGGTGGGGCCCGTGCCGTCCAGCGAGCCGGTAGTCCCCTACGCGGAGCTGCACGCACACTCCAACTTCAGTTTTCTCGACGGCGGCAGCTCTCCGGAGCAGCTCCTCGAGGAGGCCGCAGGGCTGGGCCTTGGCGGCCTGGCGCTCACCGACCACGACGGCCTCTACGGGGCGGTGCGCCTGGCGGAGACCGCCGAGAGCTACCCCCAGATCCGGACCGTCTTCGGTGCCGAACTCTCGATCGACCTCACCCGGCGCCAGAACGGAATTCCGGAGCCCGAGGGCACCCACCTCGTGGTGCTGGCCCGCGGCCAGGAGGGCTACCACCGGCTGGCGGCGGCCCTCACCGAGGGCCAGCTGGCCGGCGGCGAAAAGGGACGACCCAGCTACGACCTGGAAGACCTCGCGGCACGGTCGGCCGGGAACTGGACGATTCTCACCGGCTCCCGGTCGGGAGCGGTGCGGCGAGCCCTCGCGCACGACGGGGAGACCGCCGCGGCTCGGGAGCTCGACCGCCTGGCCGCGCTCTTCGGACGGGACAGCGTGCAGGTGGAACTGGTCGACCACGGGCAGCCGCAGGACACCGTGACCAACGACATCCTGGCCGGCCTCGCCGAGCGCGCCGGGTTGCCGGTGCTGGCGACCAACAACGTGCGCTACGCCCGTCCATCGGATTTCCGGCTGTTCTCGGCACTGTCGGCCGTGCGCGCCCAACGCAGCCTCGACGACATGGACGGCTGGCTTCCCGCCGGACCCACCCGGCACCTGCGGAGCGGTTCCGAAATGGCCCAACGGTTCCGCCGCTACCCGAATGCTGTGGCGGGCACAGTTCCCCTGGCCGATGAACTGGCCTTCTCCCTGCGCCGGGCCAGGCCCCGGCTACCCCAGCAGCACGTCCCAGACGGGCACACCCCGATGAGTTGGCTGCGCGAACTGGTCTGGGCCGGCGCCGAGCGGGCCTATCCGGGCTACAACGCCAACGTGCGGGATCGACTGGAAAAGGAGCTGGCCGTGATCGAGGCCAAAGACTTCCCCGGCTACTTCCTCATCGTGCACGACATCGTCCAGTTCGCCCGCGGGCGCGGCATCCTCTGCCAGGGGCGCGGCTCCGCCGCGAACTCGGCGGTCTGTTTTGTCATCGGGATCACCGCCGTCGACTCGATCTTCTACCGCCTCCCTTTCGAAAGGTTCCTGTCCAGCCTGCGCGAAGAAGAACCCGACATCGACGTCGACTTCGACTCCGACCGGCGCGAAGAAGTGATCCAGTACGTGTACGAACGCTACGGACGGCAGAACGCCGCCCAGGTCGCCAACGTCATCACGTACCGGCCCAAATTCGCCGTGCGCGACATGGCCAAGGCGCTGGGTTACAGCACCGGCCAACAGGACGCCTGGTCCAAACAGGTGGAACGTTGGGGCGGCACCGTCAGCAGCGCCGACCACGACATCCCGGAGCAGGTCACCGACCTTGCCGGGCAGGTGCTGGGCTTCCCCCGCCACCTCGGCATCCACTCCGGGGGCATGGTGCTCACCGACCGCCCGGTCGGCGAGGTCTGTCCGATCGAACACGCCCGCAAAGAGAACCGCACCGTTCTGCAGTGGGACAAGGACGACTGCGCCTGGATGGGGCTGGTGAAGTTCGACCTGCTCGGACTGGGGATGCTCGCCGCCCTGCAGTACACCTTCGACCTCGTCACCGAGTCCCTGGGCGAGACCTGGACGCTCGGCAGCATCCCCCGCGAAGAGGCGGGTGTGTACGACATGCTCTGCCGCGCCGACTCCATCGGCGTGTTCCAGGTCGAGAGCCGGGCCCAGATGGGAACTCTCCCCCGCCTGCAACCGCGCCGGTTCTACGATCTGGTCGTCGAGATCGCCCTCATCCGGCCGGGCCCCATCCAGGGCGGTGCGGTGCATCCGTACATCCGGCGGAAGCTCGGCCAGGAACCGGTCACCTACCTGCACCCCAAGCTCGAACCCGTTCTGGAGCGCACGCTCGGGGTGCCCCTGTTCCAGGAACAGCTCATGCAGATGGCCATGGCCGTTGGCGGATGCAGCGGCGAGGACGCCGACCTGCTGCGCCGGGCCATGGGGTCCAAGCGCGGTGTCGAGAAGATCTCCACCCTGCGGGCCACCCTGTACGAGGGCATGGCCGGAAACGGCATCACGGGCGACCTGGCCGACGAGATCTACGAGAAGATCGAGGCCTTCGCCAACTTCGGCTTCGCCGAGAGCCATTCCATCAGCTTCGCCCTGCTGGTCTACGCCAGCGCCTGGCTCAAACTGCACTACCCCGGAGCGTTCCTGGCCGCCCTCTTGCGCGCCCAACCCATGGGTTTCTACTCGCCTCAATCGCTCGTGGCGGATGCCCGCCGGCACGGCGTGCAGGTGCTGCGGCCGGATGTGCAGCTCTCGGGTGTGTCCGCCGGCCTGGAGCGGGCGGCCGATCCCTGGCAAGGCGGCGGCCGGGAGGCGTGCCTGGACCCCGAGCAACCATCGGTTCCCGAGTACGACCGGAGCCGACCGGTCGAGGACCTGGCCCACCGGCGGGACGGCGGCTGGGCGGTGCGGCTCGGCCTGGCCGAGGTCCGCTCCATCGGTACGAAGGTCGCCGAGCGGATCGTGGCGGAGCGGGGACGTTTCGGCCCGTACCGGTCGATGAACGATCTGGCCCGGCGGGCCGGCCTGTCCGCAGAGCAGCTCGAATCCCTGGCCACGGCCGGTGCGTTCGAGGGTCTGGGGCTCGAGCGTCGGCAGGCGTTGTGGAGCGCCGGCGAGGCCGCTCACGACACCGACGCGCACCTCGCCGGTTCGGTCGAGATGGTGCAGCCGCCGCTCCTGGCCCTGATGACCCCCGTTGAACAGGTCGCCTACGACCTGTGGGCCACCGGGGTCTCCACGGACGACCATCCGATCCGCCACGCCCGGGCCGCGCTCGACGCCCGCGGCGCCGTGCCCGCAGACCGGCTGGCCCGCGCCGAGAACGGCCGGCGGATCGAGGTCGGCGGCATCGTCACGCACCGCCAGCGGCCCGCGACGGCCAACGGGGTCACCTTCATCAACCTCGAAGACGAGACCGGCAATGTCAACGTCGTGGTCAGCGTGGGAGTCTGGAACCACTTCCGGCGCATCGCCCGGGAATCTCCGGCCCTGATGATCCGGGGAATCCTGGAGCGCTCCCCCGAGGGCGTCGTCAACCTGATCGCCGACCGGTTCGAAACGCTCACCGTGGCGGCCCACACGTCGTCGCGAGACTTCCGCTAG
- a CDS encoding DNA polymerase Y family protein yields MNRERTIVLWIPDWPVVAARSAAALGIDSPLALLQGGLVFAASAAARHQGVRRGLTVREAQFRCPDLVVQPYDPVLDRRAFDPVLDGIEAVTPGVAVLRPGTCAIRARGPVRYYGSEDAAVQALLAHLHGVGFPDARAGIADGPFAAEQAARHGAPAEPIHAIAPGGAAAFLAPLPVSTVADAVLGTLLARLGVHTLGQFAALPAQDVQRRFGAAAAQAHARAGGREREEIVPRTPAPVFDQAREFEPALDRIDQLAFALRETAERFVRILREHTLVCTVVTILVGTDDGLLTERTWRHPRWFTVTDLIDRVRWQLQGEGRASSGLSAGVVRVVFSPDRLDAVANHEAGLWGTGPDERIHHALTRVQGLVGHEGVVTASVGGGRMLTDRQRWVPWGDDAPAPAPGGAGVRPWSGSLGGLLPSTVFTRRVPVSLVAADGQDVAVDERGAVAHVPVRFSDRPDGGDLRRVVAWAGPWPVEERWWDAGCSRRVQRMQIVEDTGDAWLLALDDDGWRAEARYD; encoded by the coding sequence GGCGCTGGGGATCGACAGCCCCCTCGCCCTGCTTCAGGGCGGTCTCGTCTTCGCCGCCTCCGCGGCGGCCCGCCACCAGGGCGTGCGCCGCGGCCTGACCGTGCGGGAGGCGCAGTTCCGCTGCCCGGACCTCGTCGTGCAGCCCTACGACCCAGTGCTCGACCGCCGCGCCTTCGACCCGGTGCTCGACGGCATCGAGGCCGTCACTCCGGGTGTCGCCGTGCTGCGCCCGGGCACCTGCGCCATCCGCGCCCGCGGGCCGGTGCGCTATTACGGCAGCGAGGACGCCGCCGTCCAGGCCCTACTCGCCCACCTGCACGGCGTCGGCTTCCCCGACGCGCGGGCGGGCATCGCCGACGGTCCCTTCGCCGCCGAACAGGCCGCCCGCCACGGCGCGCCGGCCGAGCCGATCCACGCCATCGCGCCCGGCGGTGCGGCCGCGTTCCTGGCCCCACTCCCGGTCTCCACGGTGGCCGATGCCGTGCTCGGTACCCTGCTCGCCCGGCTCGGCGTGCACACACTCGGCCAGTTCGCCGCCCTGCCGGCCCAGGATGTGCAGCGGCGGTTCGGAGCGGCCGCAGCCCAGGCCCACGCCAGGGCCGGTGGGCGGGAGCGCGAGGAGATCGTGCCCCGCACCCCCGCTCCGGTGTTCGACCAGGCGAGGGAGTTCGAGCCGGCGCTGGACCGCATCGACCAGCTCGCCTTCGCCCTGCGCGAGACCGCGGAACGTTTCGTGCGCATCCTGCGGGAACACACCCTGGTCTGCACTGTCGTGACCATCCTCGTCGGCACCGACGACGGCCTGCTCACCGAACGCACCTGGCGGCATCCGCGGTGGTTCACGGTGACCGACCTCATCGACCGAGTGCGGTGGCAGCTGCAGGGCGAGGGGCGCGCCAGCTCCGGCCTGTCGGCCGGGGTCGTGCGAGTGGTGTTCTCCCCCGACCGGCTCGACGCGGTGGCCAACCACGAGGCCGGCCTGTGGGGAACCGGCCCCGACGAACGCATCCACCATGCCCTCACCCGGGTGCAGGGGCTCGTCGGGCACGAGGGCGTCGTGACGGCCTCGGTCGGCGGCGGGCGGATGCTCACCGACCGGCAACGCTGGGTGCCCTGGGGCGACGACGCGCCGGCGCCCGCACCCGGAGGCGCCGGCGTCCGGCCCTGGTCGGGAAGCCTCGGCGGGCTGCTTCCATCGACGGTGTTCACGCGGCGGGTTCCCGTCAGCCTGGTTGCCGCCGACGGGCAGGATGTCGCAGTGGACGAGCGGGGGGCGGTCGCCCACGTCCCGGTCCGGTTCAGCGACCGGCCCGACGGCGGCGACCTGCGCCGGGTGGTCGCCTGGGCCGGGCCGTGGCCTGTCGAGGAGCGCTGGTGGGACGCCGGGTGCTCCCGGCGGGTGCAGCGGATGCAGATCGTCGAGGACACCGGGGACGCCTGGCTGCTGGCGCTCGATGACGACGGATGGCGTGCGGAGGCCCGATATGACTAG
- a CDS encoding D-alanyl-D-alanine carboxypeptidase family protein, with translation MSPTRRQVYRRRRLAFFGALAVVLASAVYLTSTGLAPVSALDASVSEPAALTQAAATPTWPSQGAGAIGAVGFDGVLGSSGDQSSVPIASITKMVTALVILDAKPLTGDEEGPAITFTDTDVDIYYDAVAENGSVAPVSAGMVLTQRQALETMLIPSANNYSVSLAVWAFGSVDAYLAAASAYLSEHGLTGTTVADTSGISAQSVSSPADLVAIGKLVMADPVLPSIVAMPSAEIPTVGTVTNTNKLLGVDGVDGIKTGTTDEAGACLLFAVEVPVGDTTVTLVGVVLGGDTHPELNKTVRTLIASVSPGFRQVTLVEEGTVYGSYTTPWGQSGQAVAESSQSAVLWSDTPVNTDVEVEPLTVGSEGDTVGSVDVTVGSATVSVPLVLDTTITDPGPFWRWTHPGQV, from the coding sequence ATGTCTCCCACCCGACGCCAGGTCTACCGCCGTCGGCGACTCGCTTTCTTCGGTGCTCTCGCCGTGGTGCTCGCGTCCGCCGTCTACCTCACCAGCACGGGCCTCGCGCCCGTGTCCGCACTGGACGCGAGCGTCAGCGAGCCCGCTGCACTCACGCAGGCGGCGGCGACACCCACCTGGCCGTCGCAGGGTGCCGGAGCGATCGGAGCCGTCGGCTTCGACGGCGTGCTGGGCAGCAGCGGAGACCAGTCCTCTGTGCCCATCGCCAGCATCACCAAGATGGTCACCGCGCTGGTCATCCTCGACGCCAAGCCTCTCACCGGCGACGAGGAAGGACCCGCCATCACCTTCACCGACACCGACGTCGACATCTACTACGACGCCGTCGCCGAGAACGGCTCAGTGGCCCCGGTTTCCGCCGGGATGGTGCTCACGCAACGTCAGGCCCTGGAGACAATGCTCATCCCGTCGGCGAACAACTACAGCGTCTCGCTGGCCGTGTGGGCATTCGGTTCCGTCGACGCCTACCTGGCCGCGGCCTCCGCCTACCTCAGCGAGCACGGCCTGACCGGCACCACCGTCGCCGACACCAGCGGCATCTCCGCCCAGAGCGTCAGCAGTCCCGCCGACCTGGTGGCCATCGGCAAGCTGGTCATGGCCGACCCCGTGCTGCCCTCGATCGTGGCCATGCCCTCCGCAGAGATCCCCACCGTGGGAACCGTCACGAACACGAACAAGCTGCTCGGCGTCGACGGAGTCGACGGCATCAAGACCGGAACCACCGACGAGGCCGGCGCCTGCCTGCTCTTCGCCGTCGAGGTCCCGGTCGGGGACACGACGGTCACCCTCGTCGGCGTCGTGCTCGGCGGGGACACGCACCCCGAGCTGAACAAGACCGTCCGCACCCTCATCGCCAGTGTGAGCCCCGGATTCCGTCAGGTGACCCTCGTGGAGGAGGGGACCGTCTACGGCAGCTACACGACGCCGTGGGGCCAGTCAGGGCAGGCCGTGGCCGAGAGCTCCCAGTCCGCCGTGCTGTGGTCCGACACCCCGGTGAACACCGACGTCGAGGTCGAGCCCCTCACCGTGGGCTCCGAGGGCGACACCGTCGGCAGCGTCGACGTGACCGTCGGCAGCGCCACCGTCTCGGTGCCGCTGGTCCTCGACACCACGATCACCGATCCCGGCCCGTTCTGGCGCTGGACCCACCCCGGCCAGGTCTGA
- a CDS encoding DEAD/DEAH box helicase, with protein sequence MYGPARGPAGTSAAEHLSPSFPERAAWGTASKLRAWQAEALEAYFQHQPRDFLAAATPGAGKTTFALRLAAELRARRVIDRITVVAPTEHLKRQWADAAARAGIRLDPGFKNAHGRYGSHFHGIAVTYAQVATRAALHRELTQASRTLVILDEVHHGGDALSWGDAIREAFDPATRRLSLTGTPFRSDTSPIPFVTYLPDKHGIRLSQSDYNYGYGRALEDGVVRPVMFMVYAGHMKWRTRAGDEMEAKLGEGNTKDITSQAWRTALEPSGQWIPAVLRAADSRLTEVRHGIPDAGGLVIATDQTTARAYAAILEEISGEPATVVLSDEKESSDRIDEFSHNTRRWMVAVRMVSEGVDVPRLAVGVYATSASTPLFFAQAIGRFVRARRRGETASIFLPNVPGLLSLANAMELERDHALDRSNRDDGDDGMYNPEDAMVAAANKTEKASDELGEEFTWQALDSQATFDMVMFNGDEYGELAEPGTDEEFDFIGIPGLLEPEQVSELLRQRQQKQSKRGSERRTAAAAVEGAPPEPIPLYRTLKEQRTLLGSLVGMWSKLSGEPHAMVHAELRRLCGGPAVAQASVTQIQKRIDLLRQRLGRS encoded by the coding sequence GTGTACGGGCCGGCCCGCGGCCCGGCCGGCACCAGCGCCGCCGAGCACCTCTCGCCGTCCTTCCCCGAACGAGCCGCCTGGGGTACCGCCAGCAAGCTGCGGGCCTGGCAGGCCGAGGCCCTCGAGGCGTACTTCCAACACCAGCCGCGCGACTTCCTCGCCGCCGCCACCCCCGGGGCAGGCAAGACCACCTTCGCCCTGCGCCTGGCCGCCGAGCTCCGGGCGCGCCGGGTGATCGACCGGATCACCGTCGTCGCCCCCACCGAGCACCTCAAGCGCCAGTGGGCGGATGCCGCCGCCCGCGCCGGCATCCGGCTCGACCCCGGCTTCAAGAACGCGCATGGCCGCTACGGCAGCCACTTCCACGGCATCGCCGTGACCTACGCCCAGGTCGCGACCCGCGCCGCGCTGCACCGCGAACTCACCCAGGCCAGCCGCACGCTCGTGATCCTCGACGAGGTGCATCACGGCGGCGACGCCCTGAGCTGGGGCGACGCGATCCGGGAAGCCTTCGATCCGGCCACCCGGCGCCTCTCGTTGACCGGAACCCCGTTCCGCTCGGACACCTCGCCCATCCCGTTCGTGACCTATCTGCCCGACAAGCACGGCATCCGCCTCTCCCAGAGCGACTACAACTACGGCTACGGTCGCGCCCTGGAGGACGGCGTGGTGCGCCCCGTCATGTTCATGGTCTACGCCGGTCATATGAAGTGGCGCACCCGGGCCGGCGACGAGATGGAAGCCAAGCTCGGCGAGGGCAACACCAAGGACATCACCTCGCAAGCCTGGCGAACGGCCCTCGAGCCCAGTGGGCAGTGGATCCCCGCCGTGTTGCGGGCCGCCGACAGCCGCCTCACCGAGGTGCGGCACGGCATCCCGGATGCCGGCGGCCTGGTGATCGCGACCGACCAGACCACGGCCCGCGCCTACGCCGCAATCCTCGAGGAGATCTCCGGAGAGCCGGCCACTGTGGTGCTCTCCGACGAGAAGGAGTCCAGCGACCGGATCGACGAGTTCTCGCACAACACCCGGCGTTGGATGGTCGCGGTGCGGATGGTGTCCGAAGGTGTGGACGTGCCGCGGCTTGCCGTGGGCGTCTACGCCACGAGCGCGTCGACCCCACTGTTCTTCGCGCAGGCCATCGGCCGTTTCGTGCGCGCCCGCCGTCGCGGTGAGACCGCGTCGATCTTCCTGCCCAATGTGCCCGGTCTGTTGAGCCTGGCCAACGCCATGGAGCTGGAGCGCGACCACGCGCTCGACCGCAGTAACCGGGACGACGGCGACGACGGCATGTACAACCCCGAGGACGCCATGGTGGCGGCCGCGAACAAGACCGAGAAGGCGTCCGACGAACTCGGCGAGGAATTCACCTGGCAGGCGCTGGACTCCCAGGCGACCTTCGACATGGTGATGTTCAACGGCGACGAGTACGGCGAGCTCGCCGAGCCCGGCACCGACGAGGAATTCGACTTCATCGGCATCCCCGGTTTGCTCGAACCCGAGCAGGTGTCCGAGCTCCTGCGCCAGCGTCAGCAGAAGCAGTCCAAGCGGGGCTCCGAGCGCCGCACCGCCGCCGCCGCGGTGGAAGGGGCACCTCCGGAGCCCATTCCGCTCTATCGCACGCTCAAGGAGCAGCGGACGCTGCTGGGCAGCCTCGTGGGAATGTGGTCGAAGCTCTCGGGGGAGCCGCACGCCATGGTGCACGCGGAGCTGCGCCGACTGTGCGGTGGTCCAGCCGTGGCCCAGGCCAGCGTCACCCAGATCCAGAAACGCATCGACCTGCTCCGGCAGCGCCTCGGTCGCAGCTGA
- the cspE gene encoding cold-shock protein — translation MATGTVKWFNAEKGFGFIAPDDGSADVFAHYSAIASNGYKSLDENQKVEFEVTQGPKGPQAENIRAL, via the coding sequence ATGGCAACAGGTACCGTGAAATGGTTCAACGCTGAAAAGGGCTTCGGATTCATCGCTCCCGACGACGGAAGCGCCGATGTCTTCGCGCACTACTCTGCGATCGCTTCGAACGGCTACAAGTCGCTCGACGAGAACCAGAAGGTCGAATTCGAGGTCACCCAGGGCCCCAAGGGTCCCCAGGCTGAGAACATCCGCGCCCTCTAA
- a CDS encoding DUF3097 domain-containing protein codes for MTDDRYSNDVLADGWREAGRRVVPQQEAVRDLVVEEVATGFCGAVIRVEKKVVTLEDRFGKLRLFPLGAGFLLDGEPVVLVAPRASAPAGRGRTASGSLAVADAPARVARASRIFVEGRHDAELVEKVWGADLRIEGVVVEYIEGVDNLAELLAEFKPGPTRRVGVLVDHLVPGSKESRIAEAVARGPHGRHVLVVGHPYVDVWQSVKPARLNLTAWPQIPRSIEWKHGICQALGWPHEDQADIARAWQRILGQVRTYADLEPALLGRVEQLIDFVTVD; via the coding sequence GTGACTGATGACCGCTACTCGAATGACGTGCTCGCCGACGGATGGCGGGAGGCCGGCCGCCGGGTCGTGCCGCAGCAGGAGGCCGTGCGCGACCTCGTCGTGGAGGAGGTCGCCACGGGGTTCTGCGGCGCAGTGATCCGGGTGGAGAAGAAGGTCGTCACCCTGGAGGACAGGTTCGGCAAGCTCCGCCTCTTCCCCCTCGGCGCCGGTTTTCTGCTCGACGGTGAACCCGTGGTCCTCGTGGCGCCCCGCGCGAGCGCTCCGGCCGGCCGCGGGCGCACCGCGTCGGGGTCCCTCGCGGTGGCCGATGCCCCGGCTCGGGTGGCCAGGGCCAGCCGGATCTTCGTGGAGGGCCGGCACGATGCCGAGCTCGTGGAGAAGGTCTGGGGCGCTGACCTGCGCATCGAGGGTGTCGTCGTCGAGTACATCGAGGGCGTGGACAACCTCGCCGAGCTGCTCGCCGAGTTCAAGCCGGGCCCGACACGCCGGGTGGGCGTTCTCGTCGACCACCTGGTCCCGGGTTCCAAGGAGAGCCGGATCGCCGAGGCCGTCGCCCGTGGGCCGCACGGGCGACACGTTCTCGTGGTCGGCCATCCGTACGTGGACGTGTGGCAGTCGGTCAAGCCCGCCCGGCTGAATCTGACGGCCTGGCCGCAGATTCCCCGCAGCATCGAATGGAAGCACGGTATCTGTCAGGCACTGGGCTGGCCGCACGAGGACCAGGCCGATATCGCCCGTGCGTGGCAGCGGATCCTGGGCCAGGTACGCACCTATGCCGACCTCGAACCGGCGCTGCTGGGCCGGGTGGAGCAGCTCATTGATTTCGTCACCGTCGATTGA
- a CDS encoding SGNH/GDSL hydrolase family protein, which translates to MTKQQHPWSRYVAIGDSFTEGVGDPEPASPGGNRGWADRVAEMLSLGSDDFAYGNLAVRGKLMNQILAEQVRPALDLRPDLITISAGGNDVLRPGSDPDAIAARFDEAVTLLGSEGATVVVFTGVDVRFSPVLRGLRGKVAIYNENIRAVAAAHDAIVADMWSLTETQDARMWAPDRLHLNPLGHHTVARMVLDVLNVANPLEPLVPEPMPGITWRQARTEDLAWAREYLVPWVLRRVRHQSSGDYILPKRPAVEPVTRLDEPEEPARKIG; encoded by the coding sequence ATGACGAAGCAGCAGCACCCGTGGTCCCGCTACGTCGCGATCGGCGACTCGTTCACGGAGGGGGTCGGCGATCCCGAACCGGCCAGCCCGGGCGGCAACCGCGGCTGGGCCGACCGGGTCGCCGAGATGCTCAGCCTGGGCTCCGACGACTTCGCCTACGGCAATCTCGCCGTGCGCGGCAAGCTGATGAACCAGATCCTCGCCGAGCAGGTGCGCCCGGCCCTTGACCTGCGCCCGGACCTCATCACCATCTCGGCCGGCGGCAATGACGTGCTCCGGCCCGGCAGCGACCCGGATGCGATCGCGGCGCGGTTCGACGAGGCCGTCACCCTGCTCGGCTCGGAGGGAGCCACGGTTGTGGTCTTCACCGGCGTCGACGTGCGCTTCTCCCCCGTGCTCCGGGGGCTGCGTGGCAAGGTGGCCATCTACAACGAGAACATCCGGGCCGTCGCGGCCGCGCACGACGCTATCGTGGCCGACATGTGGTCGTTGACCGAGACCCAGGATGCCCGCATGTGGGCGCCGGACCGACTGCACCTCAACCCGCTCGGGCATCACACCGTGGCCCGGATGGTGCTGGACGTGCTGAACGTCGCGAATCCGCTCGAGCCCCTGGTGCCCGAGCCCATGCCGGGCATCACCTGGCGCCAGGCCCGCACCGAAGACCTCGCCTGGGCGCGGGAGTACCTGGTGCCGTGGGTGTTGCGCCGGGTGCGGCACCAGTCCTCCGGCGACTACATCCTGCCCAAGCGACCGGCGGTTGAACCGGTCACCCGGTTGGACGAGCCGGAAGAACCCGCGCGGAAGATCGGTTAG